Sequence from the Proteiniborus sp. DW1 genome:
TTTTAAGTAATAGGTACATGTTTTTTTAGACTTAGATGACAATGTCTCTAGAGACTGAAAGAGAAAGTGGTTTCTTTAAAATGGTAAATAAGTAATTAATTAAATAAGGAGGAATAAAGAATGCTAGATATTAAACGAATCAGATTAAACACAGAAGAAGTAAAAAAAGGTCTTGCTAAAAGAAATGGAGAATTTGACATAGACAAAATAGTAGAGTTAGACGAAAAAAGAAGGCAAATATTAGTTAAGGTTGAAGAAATGAAAGCAAGACAAAACCAAGTTTCAAAAGAAGTTCCTAAACTAAAAAAAGAAGGAAAAGATGCAACAGCAGTACTAAATGAAATGAAGGAGTTATCTCAAAAAATTAAGGACTATGATAGTGATGTAAAAGAAGTAGAAGTTCAGCTTAATGATTTGCTTCTCAGAATACCTAATGTCCCCAATCCTAATGTTGCTGTAGGGGCTAGTGACGAAGACAATATTGAAATAAGAAGATGGGGAGAGCCTAGAAAATTTGATTTTGAACTTAAGGCACACTGGGATATAGGTACGAACCTTGATATACTAGATTTTGAGAGAGCTTCAAAGATTACAGGAGCTAGATTTACTATATTTAAGGGATTAGGAGCTACATTAGAAAGGGCTATTATAAACTTTATGCTAAACCTTCATACTAATGAGCATGGATATAAAGAAATATCACCACCTTTTATGGTGAATAGGGCTAGTATGACTGGTACTGGACAACTTCCAAAATTTGAAGAGGATGCATTTAAGATTCCTGATAAAGACTTTTTCCTTGTACCAACTGCTGAGGTTCCAGTTACAAATATCCATAGAGATGAGATACTAGATGAAGTCTTGCTTCCAGTAAACTATACTGCATATACCCCTTGTTTTAGACAAGAAGCTGGGTCAGCAGGAAGAGATACTAGAGGTCTTATAAGAAATCACCAATTTGACAAGGTAGAGTTAGTGAAGCTAGTTAAACCACAAACATCATATGATGAATTAGAGAAGCTAACTAATAATGCAGAAAAGGTATTGCAACTACTGAATATTCCATACAGAGTAGTGGAGCTATGTACAGGAGATTTAGGCTTCTCATCAGCTAAGACTTACGATATAGAAGTATGGATGCCTAGCTATAATAGATATGTGGAGATTTCTTCTTGTAGTAACTTTGAGGATTTTCAAGCAAGAAGAGCTAATCTAAAATATAGGGACAAGGAAACTGGTAAGGCTGAATATGTTCATACTCTAAATGGCTCAGGTCTTGCTGTAGGAAGAACCTTAGCGGCAATCCTTGAAAACTTCCAACAAGAAGATGGCAGTGTAATTATCCCAGAGGCTTTAAGACCTTATATGGGTGGAATAGAGAGAATTAGGAAATAGGAATTAACAAATAGGAATTAACAAATAACTCCAGCAAGATATAAGTGAAAAGGGGGAGAATATCAATACTTTTCAAGATTGTTGTAAGCATATTATTAATTATAAATATTATAAATCCTAACTTGTCATGGAAGATGAAAGAAGGATGGATTTCTAAAGATGCAAAACCTAACAATTCGTATTTAGTCATGACTAGAATATTTTCTTTTATACTATTATTTGTTTTATGGGTTTTTGTATAGATAATGATGAAGTAATAAAGATTGTTTTTTTCAAATATTACCAAGTTATTTACTTGGTAATATTTAT
This genomic interval carries:
- a CDS encoding DUF6199 family natural product biosynthesis protein, whose product is MKRGRISILFKIVVSILLIINIINPNLSWKMKEGWISKDAKPNNSYLVMTRIFSFILLFVLWVFV
- the serS gene encoding serine--tRNA ligase encodes the protein MLDIKRIRLNTEEVKKGLAKRNGEFDIDKIVELDEKRRQILVKVEEMKARQNQVSKEVPKLKKEGKDATAVLNEMKELSQKIKDYDSDVKEVEVQLNDLLLRIPNVPNPNVAVGASDEDNIEIRRWGEPRKFDFELKAHWDIGTNLDILDFERASKITGARFTIFKGLGATLERAIINFMLNLHTNEHGYKEISPPFMVNRASMTGTGQLPKFEEDAFKIPDKDFFLVPTAEVPVTNIHRDEILDEVLLPVNYTAYTPCFRQEAGSAGRDTRGLIRNHQFDKVELVKLVKPQTSYDELEKLTNNAEKVLQLLNIPYRVVELCTGDLGFSSAKTYDIEVWMPSYNRYVEISSCSNFEDFQARRANLKYRDKETGKAEYVHTLNGSGLAVGRTLAAILENFQQEDGSVIIPEALRPYMGGIERIRK